One window of the Amycolatopsis mediterranei genome contains the following:
- a CDS encoding glycosyltransferase 87 family protein codes for MSAWHAISPAWEVPLPTPAVLGEERLQDFRDALYYPIREFLAGGNPYDPAAMFAHWPVRQDFNLYQPYHLLLHAPFALPGYRVGAVAFTLFSLLLLVALAAVAAHAVRRYVPVPFAVTTAVVAALLVTSQVGKAQLYVGQVNPLIALGAAGAVLARRDRPGWAAAALALAWLKPQYGFPLTVLLFARGSRRVAVLGTAIAAAASLPVVVLLVVRGGGIGPFAEVVVANLTHARGTDYGAVDSVTAQRIDVAAVLFRVTGWVPSGVELVVLAGVLVTSALLVQAAKPPIADLLTVLAVVVCVVHQPGDVLIAVPAMAAVAALWWRHRGGPGWGAAGLAVLALAVPFAYLYTVDSLVGSALGSRAAVTVDGVAVVVAWGLAVVAARRVRAT; via the coding sequence GTGAGCGCCTGGCACGCCATCTCCCCTGCGTGGGAAGTCCCGCTCCCCACCCCCGCCGTGCTCGGAGAAGAACGGCTGCAGGACTTCCGCGATGCCCTCTACTACCCCATCCGCGAATTCCTCGCCGGCGGCAACCCCTACGACCCCGCCGCGATGTTCGCGCACTGGCCGGTGCGCCAGGACTTCAACCTCTACCAGCCCTACCACCTCCTCCTGCACGCGCCGTTCGCGCTGCCCGGCTACCGGGTCGGCGCCGTCGCGTTCACCCTCTTCTCGCTGCTGCTGCTCGTCGCGCTCGCCGCGGTGGCCGCCCACGCCGTCCGGCGGTACGTTCCGGTGCCGTTCGCCGTCACCACCGCCGTCGTCGCCGCGCTGCTCGTGACCAGCCAGGTCGGGAAGGCGCAGCTCTACGTCGGCCAGGTCAACCCGCTGATCGCCCTCGGCGCGGCCGGTGCCGTGCTCGCCCGGCGCGACCGGCCCGGATGGGCGGCCGCCGCCCTCGCGCTCGCCTGGCTGAAGCCCCAGTACGGCTTCCCGCTGACCGTCCTGCTGTTCGCCCGGGGCTCGCGGCGGGTCGCCGTGCTCGGCACCGCGATCGCCGCGGCCGCCAGCCTGCCGGTCGTCGTGCTCCTCGTGGTGCGGGGCGGCGGCATCGGGCCGTTCGCCGAAGTCGTCGTCGCGAACCTCACCCACGCGCGCGGTACCGACTACGGCGCCGTCGATTCCGTTACCGCGCAACGCATCGACGTCGCCGCGGTGCTGTTCCGCGTCACCGGCTGGGTGCCCTCCGGGGTCGAGCTGGTGGTGCTGGCCGGCGTGCTGGTGACGAGCGCGCTGCTCGTCCAGGCCGCGAAGCCTCCCATCGCCGATCTGCTGACCGTGCTCGCCGTGGTGGTCTGCGTGGTGCACCAACCCGGTGACGTGCTGATCGCCGTCCCCGCGATGGCCGCGGTGGCCGCGCTGTGGTGGCGCCACCGGGGCGGGCCGGGCTGGGGTGCGGCCGGCCTGGCCGTCCTCGCGCTCGCCGTCCCCTTCGCCTACTTGTACACAGTGGACAGTCTGGTGGGCTCGGCGCTCGGGTCGCGGGCCGCGGTCACCGTGGACGGGGTCGCGGTGGTCGTCGCGTGGGGCCTCGCCGTGGTCGCCGCGAGGCGGGTGCGGGCGACGTGA
- a CDS encoding oligosaccharide flippase family protein: protein MTAALGTRAVRGSLWLGVVNLVSKSSQMLVTLVLAALLTEGQLGAVALAVALVNLGQVVQSIGVYDVIGRTERDPRRTAGTVLTLSVGAGIVLAGALVAAAGPLTALLGTPDAAGLVRLAALGLPFSAAGGVQMGLMHRELDFRRRLLPDGGSAVLGAVLTVVLAACGAGPSALVLGLLATAVTQPLLGALARGGVRPCWDPAAAREVLGWVAVVGPAAVVGALLVNLDYFAVGHGLGPEAVGVYSLAYRLAWVPYIMVAVVLGAVAFPVFTRLRREGTPLGGAVTRFTRAVLVVTGGLYLALAVLAGHVVLLGERWAGAAGPLVLLSGYGLGICLLQIWYQAVKATGHVRRYLALETTHLVLLAVGLTVLTRAGIGAVALVQCGAAWLVVPAAWRVLAGLGVAPSVAELGGMFARVALACVAGAGPAVVLGRWFGDSLPGAVAEASVLVAGYAGATLVLQRSALAELRRGGLR from the coding sequence GTGACGGCCGCGCTCGGGACCCGCGCGGTCCGCGGCTCGCTGTGGCTGGGCGTGGTCAACCTCGTCAGCAAGAGCAGCCAGATGCTGGTCACCCTGGTGCTGGCCGCCCTGCTCACCGAGGGGCAGCTCGGCGCCGTGGCGCTCGCGGTGGCGTTGGTGAACCTCGGCCAGGTCGTCCAGTCGATCGGGGTCTACGACGTCATCGGGCGCACCGAGCGCGATCCGCGCCGGACGGCGGGCACCGTCCTGACGCTGAGCGTCGGCGCCGGGATCGTCCTGGCCGGCGCGCTGGTGGCCGCGGCCGGCCCGCTCACGGCGCTGCTCGGCACGCCGGACGCCGCCGGGCTGGTCCGGCTGGCCGCGCTCGGCCTGCCGTTCTCGGCGGCGGGCGGGGTGCAGATGGGCCTGATGCACCGGGAACTCGACTTCCGGCGCCGGCTGCTGCCCGACGGCGGGAGCGCGGTGCTGGGCGCGGTGCTGACGGTGGTGCTCGCCGCGTGCGGTGCCGGGCCGTCGGCACTGGTGCTCGGCCTGCTGGCCACCGCGGTGACGCAGCCGCTGCTCGGCGCGCTGGCCCGCGGCGGGGTCCGGCCGTGCTGGGACCCCGCGGCGGCGCGCGAAGTGCTGGGCTGGGTGGCCGTGGTGGGGCCGGCCGCGGTCGTCGGCGCGCTGCTGGTCAACCTCGACTACTTCGCGGTCGGGCACGGACTCGGGCCGGAGGCGGTCGGCGTCTACTCGCTGGCGTACCGGCTCGCCTGGGTGCCGTACATCATGGTGGCGGTCGTGCTCGGCGCGGTCGCCTTCCCGGTGTTCACGCGGCTGCGGCGCGAGGGGACGCCGCTCGGCGGGGCGGTCACCCGGTTCACCCGCGCGGTGCTCGTGGTGACCGGCGGGTTGTACCTGGCGCTCGCGGTCCTCGCCGGTCACGTCGTGCTGCTGGGCGAGCGGTGGGCGGGCGCGGCCGGCCCGCTGGTGCTGCTGTCCGGCTACGGCCTGGGGATCTGCCTGCTGCAGATCTGGTACCAGGCGGTGAAGGCGACCGGGCACGTCCGGCGTTATCTGGCGCTCGAAACGACGCACCTGGTGCTGCTCGCGGTGGGGCTGACGGTGCTGACCCGCGCCGGCATCGGGGCGGTCGCGCTGGTGCAGTGCGGGGCGGCGTGGCTGGTGGTGCCGGCGGCGTGGCGGGTGCTGGCGGGGCTCGGTGTGGCGCCTTCGGTGGCGGAGCTGGGCGGGATGTTCGCGCGCGTCGCGCTCGCGTGCGTGGCGGGCGCGGGGCCGGCGGTGGTACTGGGACGGTGGTTCGGGGACTCGCTGCCGGGCGCGGTGGCCGAAGCCTCGGTCCTCGTCGCCGGGTACGCCGGGGCGACGCTGGTGCTGCAGCGGAGTGCGCTCGCCGAACTGCGCCGGGGAGGCCTGCGGTGA
- a CDS encoding glycosyltransferase, which yields MKLVHVSQPVTAGVAVVVLDLAVAQRDRGWSVTIACPPSGWLAGRARELGIDVRGWAARRAPGPGSVAEALRLRRLLDDLDPDVVHLHSSKAGLAGRLAVRGGRPTVFQPHLWSFETAGGPLRRASAAWERLASRWTDLVVCVSDDELAAGRAAGVTAEAEVVCNGVDTTRFVPGDRLAARRRLGLPEHAPIAVCLGRLAELKGQDQLLSAWPAVLRRLPDAQLVLAGDGPMGPVWRARHPVAGHASVRWPGHTDEPAAWYTAADVVVLPSRAEGMALVPLEAMACARPVVAFDVGGMRQSVADAGAVLPPGDVGRLADAVAARLADPGLARREGERGRRRVELSFDRGRMTDQIAALVDKLTPSERLS from the coding sequence GTGAAGCTCGTCCACGTCTCCCAGCCGGTGACCGCGGGTGTCGCCGTGGTCGTGCTGGACCTCGCCGTGGCGCAACGGGACCGCGGCTGGTCCGTCACGATCGCCTGCCCGCCGTCCGGCTGGCTCGCCGGACGCGCCCGCGAACTCGGCATCGACGTCCGTGGCTGGGCCGCGCGCCGCGCACCCGGTCCCGGCTCGGTCGCCGAGGCGCTGCGGCTGCGGCGGCTCCTGGACGACCTCGACCCCGACGTCGTCCACCTCCACAGCTCCAAGGCCGGCCTCGCCGGACGGCTGGCCGTGCGCGGCGGCCGCCCCACGGTGTTCCAGCCGCACCTGTGGTCCTTCGAGACGGCCGGTGGTCCCCTGCGCCGCGCGTCCGCCGCGTGGGAACGCCTCGCGTCGCGGTGGACCGACCTCGTCGTCTGCGTGAGCGACGACGAACTGGCCGCCGGCCGGGCCGCCGGGGTGACCGCCGAGGCGGAAGTCGTCTGCAACGGCGTCGACACCACCCGGTTCGTCCCCGGCGACCGGCTCGCGGCGCGACGGCGGCTCGGGCTGCCCGAACACGCGCCGATCGCCGTCTGCCTCGGCCGGCTCGCCGAGCTCAAGGGCCAGGACCAGCTGCTGTCGGCGTGGCCCGCGGTGCTGCGGCGGCTGCCGGACGCGCAGCTCGTTCTCGCCGGCGACGGGCCGATGGGCCCGGTCTGGCGCGCGCGGCACCCGGTGGCGGGGCACGCGTCGGTGCGCTGGCCGGGGCACACCGACGAGCCGGCGGCCTGGTACACCGCCGCGGACGTCGTCGTCCTGCCCTCGCGCGCCGAGGGGATGGCGCTGGTGCCGCTGGAAGCGATGGCGTGCGCGCGGCCGGTCGTCGCGTTCGACGTCGGCGGGATGCGCCAGAGCGTCGCGGACGCGGGCGCGGTGCTGCCGCCCGGCGACGTCGGACGGCTCGCCGACGCCGTCGCCGCGCGCCTCGCCGACCCCGGACTGGCCCGGCGCGAAGGCGAACGCGGCCGCCGCCGCGTCGAACTGTCCTTCGACCGGGGGCGGATGACCGACCAGATCGCCGCCCTCGTCGACAAACTCACCCCGTCGGAGCGCCTCTCGTGA
- a CDS encoding glycosyltransferase family 4 protein has translation MTRIAYLLTQDRGGPVDVTVRLAATLADDGHDVRVFGPVPARGAALLDGHHEELAVTGKEDLAAAGRARAALRAWRPDVVHAQDRRAGLVIAGLRFARGARPALVQTYHGVPDDVAEPWFRGARGAAGPSAYTRTVLAADAVVARVLDRTIVPAEAMGAFLRRRLRVPAGRLVHVDNCVSAASPSPPQGPVRHLVFAGLLVERKGALDLLAALSLPGVLPPDARLTVIGDGPERAAAERAARQPPLAGRVTFLGFRPDVPALLAGADALVLPSTMEQQPLVVAEAMAAGKPVLATATGGVPAMLDVPGTPAFLAPPGDVPALADRLRALFAEPDPGRLGRLLAERAHARYRPEACARRHLDLYDQLTRSCRPANHG, from the coding sequence GTGACCCGCATCGCCTATCTGCTCACCCAGGACCGCGGCGGTCCGGTGGACGTCACCGTCCGGCTGGCCGCGACGCTGGCCGACGACGGCCACGACGTCCGCGTCTTCGGTCCCGTGCCGGCGCGGGGAGCCGCGCTGCTCGACGGTCACCACGAGGAGCTCGCGGTGACCGGCAAGGAAGACCTCGCGGCGGCGGGCCGGGCACGGGCGGCGCTGCGGGCGTGGCGGCCCGACGTAGTGCACGCGCAGGACCGGCGCGCGGGGCTGGTGATCGCGGGGCTGCGGTTCGCCCGCGGTGCCCGGCCGGCTCTGGTCCAGACCTACCACGGCGTGCCCGACGACGTCGCGGAGCCGTGGTTCCGGGGCGCGCGCGGGGCGGCCGGGCCGTCGGCGTACACGCGGACGGTGCTGGCCGCGGACGCCGTCGTCGCCCGCGTCCTGGACCGGACGATCGTGCCGGCCGAGGCGATGGGGGCGTTCCTGCGCCGTCGGCTGCGGGTGCCCGCCGGGCGGCTGGTGCACGTCGACAACTGCGTCTCCGCTGCTTCGCCGTCTCCACCGCAGGGGCCGGTGCGGCACCTCGTCTTCGCCGGGCTTCTGGTGGAGCGCAAGGGGGCGCTCGACCTGCTGGCCGCGTTGTCCCTGCCGGGCGTGCTGCCACCGGACGCCCGGCTGACGGTGATCGGCGACGGCCCGGAACGCGCGGCGGCGGAACGGGCCGCGCGGCAGCCGCCGCTGGCGGGACGCGTGACGTTCCTCGGCTTCCGGCCGGACGTCCCCGCCCTGCTCGCCGGGGCCGACGCGCTGGTCCTGCCGTCCACAATGGAGCAACAGCCGCTGGTGGTGGCCGAAGCGATGGCCGCGGGCAAGCCGGTCCTGGCCACGGCCACCGGCGGCGTCCCCGCCATGCTCGACGTCCCGGGCACCCCCGCGTTCCTGGCCCCACCGGGCGACGTCCCGGCCCTCGCCGACCGCCTACGGGCCCTGTTCGCGGAGCCCGACCCGGGCCGCCTGGGCCGGCTCCTCGCCGAACGCGCCCACGCCCGCTACCGCCCGGAGGCCTGCGCCCGCCGTCACCTGGACCTGTACGACCAGCTGACCAGGTCGTGTCGACCCGCCAATCACGGGTGA
- a CDS encoding putative glycoside hydrolase family 15 protein gives MPKATLMRHHPVACWTAAFVLLAGCLAGCVASSAQEIAVPPPKPLAPCAWWYGIGQPPTAQEIELAAKRYQVVVLNADQGAAMRRLHQLNSRVKVLVYKDLSSTRNYPGAVDGGQDAVFLPSGIGYVAAQEHHPEWFAQDVNGRRIEWQGYPRHWQMTVWNPDYQQAWTDAVVAEVTREGWDGVLADNDFNSLSHYSSAVLAGTANVAETDRKLRDGLDAFLSKAGDALTNAQKLMVPNVSETHLVPGRWTAHSRFGGAMEENFGFRENGGTGGLLTFRGNEFQELRAQAALGESLLLLVTRTHNAREERSGYASAALLAGPRTCWTRATTDDYRDPEWSALQDSGLGEAIDAASRLPNGVWTRTFSHGWVAVNTTASTQTVEPPPGLVKPGAPAPTPTPTPTPTRTSTPTSAPTSTRTSAPTSTPAPPSLTLEAADAIILVDPQQLVKRGTWRITRDEFRIGRLWAR, from the coding sequence GTGCCGAAGGCAACGCTGATGCGCCACCACCCGGTGGCGTGCTGGACGGCCGCGTTCGTGCTGCTGGCCGGCTGCCTCGCCGGCTGCGTCGCCAGTTCGGCGCAGGAGATCGCGGTCCCGCCGCCGAAACCGCTCGCGCCCTGCGCGTGGTGGTACGGGATCGGTCAGCCGCCGACGGCGCAGGAGATCGAGCTGGCGGCCAAGCGCTACCAGGTCGTGGTGCTCAACGCCGACCAGGGCGCGGCCATGCGCCGCCTCCACCAGCTCAACTCGCGGGTGAAGGTGCTGGTGTACAAGGACCTCTCGAGCACGCGCAACTACCCGGGCGCGGTCGACGGCGGCCAGGACGCGGTCTTCCTGCCGAGCGGGATCGGCTACGTCGCCGCGCAGGAACACCACCCGGAGTGGTTCGCCCAGGACGTCAACGGGCGGCGGATCGAGTGGCAGGGCTACCCGCGGCACTGGCAGATGACGGTGTGGAACCCGGACTACCAGCAGGCCTGGACCGACGCCGTCGTGGCGGAGGTGACCCGCGAGGGCTGGGACGGCGTGCTCGCGGACAACGACTTCAACTCGCTGAGTCATTATTCGTCCGCGGTGCTCGCGGGCACGGCGAACGTCGCGGAGACCGACCGCAAGCTCCGCGACGGCCTGGACGCGTTCCTGTCCAAGGCAGGCGACGCCCTCACGAACGCGCAGAAGCTCATGGTGCCCAACGTGTCCGAGACGCACCTGGTGCCGGGCCGCTGGACCGCGCACTCCCGCTTCGGCGGCGCGATGGAGGAGAACTTCGGGTTCCGCGAGAACGGCGGCACCGGTGGCCTGCTGACCTTCCGCGGCAACGAGTTCCAGGAGCTGCGCGCGCAGGCCGCCCTCGGTGAGTCCCTGCTGCTGCTGGTCACGCGGACGCACAACGCGCGCGAGGAGCGTTCCGGCTACGCGAGCGCGGCCCTGCTCGCCGGCCCCCGCACGTGCTGGACCCGCGCGACCACCGACGACTACCGCGACCCGGAGTGGTCGGCGTTGCAGGATTCCGGGCTGGGTGAGGCGATCGACGCGGCGAGCCGGCTGCCCAACGGCGTCTGGACCCGCACGTTTTCCCACGGCTGGGTCGCGGTCAACACGACGGCGTCCACCCAGACGGTGGAGCCCCCGCCGGGCTTGGTCAAGCCCGGCGCCCCCGCACCGACCCCAACCCCCACCCCAACCCCCACGCGAACCTCCACCCCCACCTCAGCGCCGACCTCGACCCGCACCTCGGCACCCACCTCAACCCCGGCTCCGCCCTCGCTCACGTTGGAAGCCGCGGACGCGATCATCCTGGTCGATCCGCAGCAGCTCGTGAAACGCGGCACCTGGCGAATCACCCGCGACGAGTTCCGAATCGGCCGCCTCTGGGCCCGCTGA
- a CDS encoding exopolysaccharide biosynthesis polyprenyl glycosylphosphotransferase → MTELRDTVVTEAVPAQRRVRPGDRPRDAVRARPLLARVNAVAVLLVAVDGAAWLAAVLRTGPVPACAAVTAAALAGARVAGRVHRRRLWLSWLQDLPRSVTATALAFALVTGFGLVAGMDGDDTARMQEVVLCFAVLSEAARPAVFAFGRWGRRRLRRCDRAVVVGSGRIGGELVRTMLEHPEFGLLPVGVAASGPEPVPPGLPVERIDGDLTGAIARLRAGTVILAPADDSGGAIVDAAITAHRLGCVTLVLPHLFELCPDGPGVDRLRSYPLVWLGGAPTRRPSWWVKRAVETTLAAAALVVLAPVIAVCALAVAVESGFPVFFRQVRVGMDGGTFVLYKLRSVRQAAVDDSQTRWSVVGDHRVGPVGRFLRRSSLDELPQLWNVVRGDMSLVGPRPERPVFVHEFSAVHDLYWARHRVPTGLTGLAQVHGLRGDTSIADRARYDNYYIANWSLWLDVKIIILTVGELLCRRQR, encoded by the coding sequence GTGACTGAACTCAGGGACACGGTCGTCACCGAAGCGGTGCCGGCCCAGCGGCGGGTCCGGCCGGGCGACCGGCCGCGCGACGCCGTCCGCGCCCGCCCGCTGCTCGCCAGGGTCAACGCCGTGGCCGTGCTGCTCGTCGCCGTCGACGGCGCCGCCTGGCTGGCCGCGGTGCTGCGGACCGGGCCCGTTCCGGCGTGCGCGGCGGTGACCGCCGCGGCCCTCGCGGGGGCCCGGGTGGCCGGCCGCGTCCACCGCCGCCGCCTCTGGCTCTCCTGGCTGCAGGACCTGCCGCGCTCGGTCACCGCCACCGCGCTGGCGTTCGCGCTCGTCACCGGCTTCGGGCTGGTGGCGGGGATGGACGGCGACGACACGGCGCGGATGCAGGAAGTGGTCCTCTGCTTCGCCGTGCTCAGCGAAGCGGCCCGGCCGGCGGTCTTCGCGTTCGGCCGCTGGGGCCGGCGGCGGCTGCGGCGCTGCGACCGGGCCGTCGTGGTGGGGTCCGGCCGGATCGGCGGCGAACTGGTCCGCACCATGCTGGAGCACCCCGAATTCGGGCTGCTGCCGGTCGGCGTCGCGGCGTCCGGCCCGGAGCCGGTGCCGCCCGGCCTGCCGGTCGAGCGGATCGACGGCGACCTCACCGGGGCCATCGCCCGGCTGCGCGCGGGCACGGTGATCCTCGCCCCCGCCGACGACTCGGGCGGCGCGATCGTCGACGCCGCCATCACCGCCCACCGCCTCGGGTGCGTCACCCTGGTGCTGCCGCACCTGTTCGAGCTCTGCCCGGACGGGCCGGGCGTCGACCGGCTCCGCAGCTACCCGCTGGTGTGGCTGGGCGGCGCGCCGACCCGGCGGCCGAGCTGGTGGGTCAAGCGAGCCGTCGAAACGACGCTGGCCGCGGCCGCGCTCGTCGTCCTCGCGCCGGTCATCGCGGTCTGCGCGCTCGCCGTCGCGGTGGAGAGCGGGTTCCCGGTCTTCTTCCGGCAGGTGCGCGTCGGGATGGACGGCGGCACGTTCGTGCTCTACAAGCTGCGCAGCGTGCGGCAGGCCGCCGTCGACGATTCGCAGACGCGCTGGTCGGTCGTCGGCGATCACCGGGTCGGCCCGGTCGGCCGCTTCCTGCGCCGGTCCTCTTTGGACGAACTGCCGCAGCTGTGGAACGTCGTGCGCGGGGACATGTCACTGGTCGGCCCGCGGCCGGAGCGGCCGGTGTTCGTGCACGAGTTCTCCGCCGTCCACGACCTGTACTGGGCCCGGCACCGGGTGCCGACCGGGCTGACCGGCCTGGCGCAGGTGCACGGCCTGCGCGGCGACACCTCGATCGCGGACCGGGCGCGCTACGACAACTACTACATCGCGAACTGGTCGTTGTGGCTCGACGTCAAGATCATCATCCTCACGGTGGGAGAACTGCTGTGCCGAAGGCAACGCTGA
- a CDS encoding glycosyltransferase translates to MALEETTLATLSEPDRTGPDPTGGRTGGRAHVVLPAFNEEASLPPLLRRLADVARTEQVTVWVVDDGSADATVAVAESGYGGLDVRVVRHLVNLGLGRAVQSGLRAALEEAGPDDVVVVMDADDTHDPALIRALQAEITAGADVAICSRFVPGGDDRTAPFGRRLLSRGAAQLFHRALDVDGVRDFTSGYRAYRASLLARASAHWGERLIEEQGFACMVELLLKLRHCRPVITEVPLALRYDRKQGPSKLKLRRTLVQYLKLLARDRLSPAPYRKL, encoded by the coding sequence GTGGCGCTCGAAGAAACCACCCTGGCCACACTGTCCGAACCGGACCGCACCGGTCCGGATCCCACCGGGGGACGGACCGGCGGACGGGCGCACGTCGTGCTGCCCGCGTTCAACGAAGAAGCGTCCCTGCCGCCGCTGCTGCGCCGGCTCGCCGACGTGGCCCGCACCGAGCAGGTCACCGTCTGGGTCGTCGACGACGGTTCCGCCGACGCCACGGTCGCCGTGGCCGAGTCGGGCTACGGCGGGCTCGACGTCCGCGTCGTGCGGCACCTGGTGAACCTCGGGCTCGGCCGCGCGGTGCAGTCGGGGCTGCGGGCGGCGCTGGAGGAAGCCGGTCCCGACGACGTCGTCGTCGTGATGGACGCCGACGACACCCACGACCCGGCGCTGATCCGCGCGCTGCAGGCGGAGATCACCGCCGGCGCGGACGTCGCCATCTGCTCCCGGTTCGTCCCGGGCGGCGACGACCGGACCGCCCCGTTCGGGCGGCGGCTGCTCTCCCGCGGCGCGGCGCAGCTGTTCCACCGCGCCCTCGACGTCGACGGCGTCCGGGACTTCACCAGCGGCTACCGCGCCTACCGGGCGTCGCTGCTGGCCCGCGCCTCCGCGCACTGGGGCGAACGGCTCATCGAAGAGCAGGGCTTCGCCTGCATGGTGGAGCTGCTGCTCAAGCTGCGCCACTGCCGCCCGGTGATCACCGAGGTCCCGCTGGCCCTGCGGTACGACCGCAAGCAGGGACCCAGCAAGCTGAAGCTGCGGCGGACCCTCGTCCAATACCTGAAACTGCTCGCGCGCGACCGGCTGAGCCCGGCGCCCTACCGGAAGCTGTGA
- a CDS encoding NAD(P)/FAD-dependent oxidoreductase: MTPPDSAHVAVIGGGICGLAAAHRLVRRGTRVTLLEGSDQLGGLGTFFADGDQWAERFYHCIMPSDASLLALLGELGLRDAVQWRETTMGMVVDGRRHPFNSPLDLLRFSPLRLHDRVRFGVVSLLLRRLGRGRDLDNLRTEDWLRGLYGDVVWERLFAPMFGSKFGPSFGDVPALYLWQRLGRERNVATRGYPDGGYKTIIDALRASIEGAGGVVRTSAPVRRLHSTGGRSVLTLTGGEVLDADHVISTVPLPLLRRIADDALAARLPATDLPYQGVVTGVFFLRRPVTEHYWTPVLHSGTEFDGVVAMSALAGSRDGRHLVYVMHYTDRDSQLYLDDDTAIAARWSAQLRGLYPELGADDIEQVRVFKAPFVEPVYPLGYRAARPPVTVDGTGLLLATTAHVYPDVTSWNSSVALANDVVAALADQPAVTEPAR; the protein is encoded by the coding sequence GTGACCCCTCCCGACTCCGCGCACGTCGCCGTGATCGGCGGCGGCATCTGCGGCCTCGCCGCCGCCCACCGCCTCGTCCGCCGCGGCACCCGCGTGACCCTGCTGGAAGGCAGCGACCAGCTCGGCGGCCTCGGCACCTTCTTCGCCGACGGCGACCAGTGGGCCGAGCGCTTCTACCACTGCATCATGCCGTCGGACGCCAGCCTGCTGGCGCTGCTCGGCGAGCTGGGTCTGCGGGACGCGGTGCAGTGGCGCGAAACGACGATGGGCATGGTCGTCGACGGCCGCCGCCACCCGTTCAACTCCCCGCTCGACCTGCTGCGCTTCTCCCCGCTGCGCCTGCACGACCGCGTGCGCTTCGGCGTGGTTTCGCTGCTGCTGCGCCGGTTGGGCCGGGGCCGCGACCTGGACAACCTCCGCACCGAGGACTGGCTGCGCGGGCTCTACGGCGACGTCGTCTGGGAGCGGCTCTTCGCGCCGATGTTCGGCTCGAAGTTCGGGCCGTCCTTCGGGGACGTCCCCGCGCTGTACCTGTGGCAGCGGCTCGGCCGCGAACGCAACGTCGCCACCCGCGGCTACCCGGACGGCGGCTACAAGACCATCATCGACGCGCTGCGGGCGTCGATCGAGGGGGCCGGCGGGGTGGTGCGGACGTCGGCCCCGGTCCGGCGGCTGCACAGCACCGGCGGCCGCTCGGTCCTCACCCTGACCGGCGGCGAGGTCCTCGACGCCGACCACGTGATCTCGACCGTGCCGCTGCCCCTGCTGCGGCGCATCGCCGACGACGCGCTCGCCGCCCGGCTGCCGGCGACCGACCTGCCCTACCAGGGCGTGGTCACCGGCGTGTTCTTCCTCCGGCGGCCGGTCACCGAGCACTACTGGACGCCGGTGCTGCACTCGGGCACGGAGTTCGACGGGGTCGTCGCGATGTCCGCGCTCGCCGGCTCCCGGGACGGCCGCCACCTCGTGTACGTGATGCACTACACCGACCGCGACTCGCAGCTGTACCTCGACGACGACACCGCGATCGCGGCCCGCTGGTCGGCGCAGCTGCGCGGCCTGTACCCGGAGCTCGGTGCCGACGACATCGAGCAGGTGCGGGTGTTCAAGGCGCCGTTCGTGGAACCGGTGTACCCGCTGGGGTACCGGGCCGCGCGGCCGCCGGTGACCGTGGACGGCACCGGCCTCCTGCTGGCCACCACCGCCCACGTCTACCCGGACGTGACGAGCTGGAACTCGAGCGTCGCCCTGGCGAACGACGTCGTCGCGGCGCTGGCGGATCAGCCCGCGGTGACCGAACCGGCCCGCTGA